A window of Helicobacter macacae MIT 99-5501 genomic DNA:
AAATCCACCAAGCAAAAACTAAGCGGGGATAACAAAGCCGTAACAAGTGATAAATTCAACGATTTATCAATGGATAAAGGCACAAAGCAAAATCTAGGTGGCGATACAAAAGCAAAGACAAGTGGCAAGTATAATGAAGCACAGCTTGATGCACAAACAAAAGAGAATCTAAAAAACAAAACACAAGAAGAGCTTGACTATGACTACTACAAATACCAAAAAGTAGGCGACCCGGGATACAAAAAGCGCAAAGATTATGACTTAGATAAGTTCAACTCCACTTCGCAGCGATACATACAACAAGAGAGCAAAAAATCCAAAAAAGAAAAAGCCAAAGCCCAAAAAGAGGAGCAAAAAGAAGCCAAGAAAATCTCCAAAAAGTCCCAAAAAGAAGAAAAAAAAGCACAAAAAGCGAGCAAAACAGATAAAAAATCCAAAAAATTCTAAGAAAATAGCACAAAAGCAGCACAGACAGAGGCATATAATGGATTTTAGGGGTTCTCTTAAAAGTTTGCAGTGTGGTATCTATGAAGCCAAAAATGATTTACTAGATTCTTATCCACACTTTTTCCTAGTGGCGCATTTTAAAACTTTTGCGCACAAGACAAAACTATATGACACTAAAAACGACAAAATCTACACCCCATAGCTCCCAAAATAAGAAGTAAATGAGAAATAGCTTAAGCGGTAGAGAGGACTAAGAGGATAAGAGTATGTATGAATTTGGGCTTATTACGACATTTGCCAAATCAAACACCGCGATAGATATGGACTATCAAGAGTTCAAAACCGCGCTTATAGAAAAGTATCCAAAAGCTGATTACTGCGACATACTTGAGAAAATCACTATTGAGTATGAGAGCAAAAAGATTACTTTCTCAAAAGGCTCTAAAGGGAAGTTTAACTACGACCAAAAAATGTGCAAAAGCGGTGCTGCTAAAAAAGATAAAAACATAGGCGACACAAAAGCAAAAACTAGCAACAAATACAATGACTTGACTATGGATAAAGACACAAAGCAAAATCTAGGTGGCGACACAAAAGCAAAAGTAAATGATAAATACGGCGACTTCGCACTAGATAAAAGCTACAAGCAAAATGTGCGCGGGGATAATAACGCTAAAATGGCTAGCAAATATGATGATTTAGGCGTAGCTGACAAAACACATTTAGGTGGGGATAATCGCGCCAAAACTAGCGATAAATACAACGATTTGACTATGGATAAAGACACAAAGCAAAATCTAGGTGGCGACACAAAAGCAAAAGTAAATGATAAATACGGCGACTTCGCACTAGATAAAAGCTACAAGCAAAATGTGCGCGGGGATAATAACGCTAAAATGGCTAGCAAATATGATGATTTAGGCGTAGCTGACAAAACACATTTAGGTGGGGATAATCGCGCCAAAACTAGCGATAAATACAACGATTTGACTATGGATAAAGACACAAAGAAAAAGCTAAAAAATATAAAGGCAAAGACTTCAGGGAAATATACTGACTTAACCACTGCGGACAAAACTCATCTAGCAGGGGATAATCGCGCTAAAACTTCAGGGAAATACAACGACTTGACGATGGATAAAAAAACCAAAAAGAATCTAAAAAAAGCAAATGCCAAGACTGCGGATAAGTATAGTGATTTGACAATGGATAAAAACACAAAAAAAAGGCTAAGTGGCGATACAAAAGCAAAGACAAGTGGCAAGTATAATCAAGGGCAACTTGATGAAAAAACCAAAAAGAACCTAAAAGGCAAAGGCACTACTCTCGCTAGTGCACAAAAAGTCCAAAAAGACCAAAAACCAAGCAAAAAGCAAAAAAGTCAAAGCAAGCCACCCAAAAAGTCCAAAAAAGAAACCAAACCAAAAACACAAAAAACCAAAAACACCAAAACCAAAAAAACCAAAGCTAGCAAAAGCAAATCTAAGAAAAAGTAGCAAGAGAGCAATACATAAAGACACGAAAGGTAAATAATGGATTTTATAGATTCTAGCCCGCAAGATTTCCAAAGCCTAGATTTTTGCAAACAAGATTCGCACAAACAAGATTCTCGCCCAAAGGTGTATTTTAAAACCTTTGGTTGCAGGACAAACCTATATGACACTCAAGTGATGAGGCAAAATCTACACGACTTTGAAGCGACTTTGGAAGAGAGCGAGGCTAGCATTGTCGTTGTAAACTCCTGCACAGTAACAAATGGTGCGGATAGTGGCGTGCGAAGCTATGTCCGCAAAATCCAATCTCAAGGCAAAAAGATTCTCTTCGCTGGCTGTGGCGTAGGCACGCAGGGCAAAGCACTCTTTAGCCAAAATCTCGTAAGCGGGATTTTGGGGCATAGCCACAAAGAGAATATCAACAGCGCACTAAAACAGCTTAGCCAAGAAAAGGAAGTTTTTTATGCTGATGAGCTAGACAAAAAGCACCTAGATTCTACAATGATAGCGGAGTTTGTCGGCAAATCTCGCGCGTTTATCAAAATCCAAGAGGGCTGTGATTTTGCGTGTAGCTACTGCGTGATACCGCTTGTGCGCGGGGCGGCTAGGAGCTATGAGATAGATAGCGTGCGCTCCCAAGTGCAAGGGCTAATTGATTCTGGCATAAGCGAAGTGGTGCTTACAGGGACAAATGTAGGTAGCTATGGCAAAGACAAAGGCACAAATATTTCCACACT
This region includes:
- the mtaB gene encoding tRNA (N(6)-L-threonylcarbamoyladenosine(37)-C(2))-methylthiotransferase MtaB — encoded protein: MDFIDSSPQDFQSLDFCKQDSHKQDSRPKVYFKTFGCRTNLYDTQVMRQNLHDFEATLEESEASIVVVNSCTVTNGADSGVRSYVRKIQSQGKKILFAGCGVGTQGKALFSQNLVSGILGHSHKENINSALKQLSQEKEVFYADELDKKHLDSTMIAEFVGKSRAFIKIQEGCDFACSYCVIPLVRGAARSYEIDSVRSQVQGLIDSGISEVVLTGTNVGSYGKDKGTNISTLLKVLFKLDGLKRVRIGSLEPSQIDEEFLEILSEEKFCRHLHIALQHTHDEMLSIMNRVNRFETDARLLEKIASLGYAIGTDFIVAHPGESEAIWQEALANAKSLPLTHIHPFIYSLRDGTHSANLIKQAKYPLIRGDVAKSRLHELQSTIKAKNRHFRESKKAKNASLKILIEKQLGGHYYGLDEFFNKIIIQSHTPLKNSSQSQWLAISDYEIKEEHNYAII